Proteins co-encoded in one Cytophaga hutchinsonii ATCC 33406 genomic window:
- a CDS encoding AI-2E family transporter, whose protein sequence is MNNQGAQGAPNVKNSLETAIRLVLFFGLMFFCYIIMMPFVSILLGGIILAVAASPILTLLRNRFNLSDKWGAVLITCVALIVFIVPSYLLIHSLIREFTHFISPENRAAVTGMIENLRGLPLIQDTLYEFLKNLTNNSSVVFKEHATQIEAVGIGVLGFIGGLGLGLVHFLASVIIAGLFLAHAKQSAGLAEKIFIRIAGKNGEEFSHITERTIQNVTKGIIGVAFLESVLAAFGFFVAGVPLAGVWTVVCLLLSIVQLGIVPLAVPIVIYMFYTGSPVTASLLAAWMVLIYIFEHLMKPILLSKGAPVPMPIIFIGVVGGFIAGGFIGMFLGAVLFSIAYKLFLVWLENDVQKVAHNEDVAYKEE, encoded by the coding sequence GCGCAGGGTGCGCCGAATGTCAAAAATTCACTGGAGACTGCTATTCGATTAGTTTTATTCTTTGGCTTAATGTTTTTTTGTTACATCATCATGATGCCGTTTGTATCCATCTTATTAGGCGGAATTATTCTGGCCGTTGCGGCGTCACCTATATTGACACTGCTGCGAAACAGATTTAACCTGTCTGATAAATGGGGGGCTGTTTTAATTACATGTGTTGCCTTGATCGTTTTTATTGTACCATCTTATTTATTGATCCATTCATTGATCCGGGAATTTACCCACTTTATTTCTCCGGAAAACAGGGCAGCAGTTACGGGTATGATTGAAAATCTGAGAGGCTTGCCGCTTATCCAGGATACCTTATATGAATTTCTTAAAAACTTAACGAATAATTCTTCTGTGGTATTTAAAGAACATGCCACACAAATTGAAGCCGTAGGCATTGGTGTGCTTGGTTTTATCGGTGGTTTAGGGCTTGGCCTGGTGCATTTCCTGGCATCGGTTATTATTGCTGGCTTGTTTCTAGCTCATGCAAAACAGTCAGCAGGGCTGGCAGAAAAAATATTTATCCGTATTGCCGGTAAAAACGGCGAAGAGTTTTCTCATATTACGGAGCGTACGATACAGAATGTTACTAAAGGCATTATCGGCGTTGCTTTCCTGGAATCTGTACTGGCGGCGTTTGGTTTTTTTGTGGCCGGTGTTCCGCTGGCTGGTGTGTGGACAGTTGTGTGCTTATTGCTTTCTATTGTGCAGTTAGGCATTGTTCCGCTGGCTGTGCCGATTGTTATTTATATGTTCTACACAGGCAGCCCTGTTACAGCATCATTGCTGGCCGCGTGGATGGTGCTGATTTATATATTTGAGCATTTAATGAAGCCGATTTTACTAAGTAAAGGTGCGCCTGTACCTATGCCGATTATTTTTATTGGCGTTGTAGGAGGGTTCATAGCAGGCGGTTTTATCGGAATGTTCTTAGGAGCGGTATTATTTTCTATTGCGTATAAATTGTTTTTGGTATGGCTGGAGAACGATGTTCAGAAAGTGGCGCATAATGAGGATGTGGCGTATAAGGAGGAATAA
- a CDS encoding DNA polymerase III subunit gamma/tau, which yields MDNFIVSARKYRPATFDSVVGQSHITTTLKNAIKNNHLAQAFLFCGPRGVGKTTNARILAKTINCTNITADIEACDECESCKSFNNNASFNIQELDAASNNSVDDIRNLVEQVRYPPQYGKYKIYIIDEVHMLSTAAFNAFLKTLEEPPAYAIFILATTEKHKIIPTILSRCQIFDFNRIQIKDIAEHLAGIAVKENIKAEKEALHLIAQKADGALRDALSMFDLIVTFSSDNTITYKCAIDNLHILDYDYYFKLTDMLNTQDVANSLLTFDEILRQGFDGHNFIIGLSEHLRNLMVCKDKATIALLEVSEEVKKRYEQQSSAVSISFLMSGLNIGNQCDLHYKGSKNQRLHVELALMKMAFINQAISAPDLLEDLKKKVN from the coding sequence ATGGATAATTTCATTGTTTCAGCACGTAAATACAGACCGGCAACGTTTGACAGCGTTGTAGGGCAAAGTCATATTACTACGACTCTGAAGAATGCTATTAAAAACAATCACCTTGCTCAGGCATTTTTATTCTGCGGTCCCAGAGGGGTTGGTAAAACCACTAATGCGCGTATTCTGGCCAAAACCATCAACTGTACAAACATTACAGCAGATATTGAAGCCTGCGACGAATGCGAATCGTGCAAGAGTTTTAACAACAATGCCTCGTTCAATATTCAGGAATTAGATGCTGCATCCAACAACTCGGTAGATGATATCCGGAACCTTGTTGAACAGGTGCGCTATCCGCCGCAATACGGAAAATATAAAATCTATATCATAGATGAGGTCCATATGCTCTCTACGGCTGCGTTCAACGCATTCCTGAAGACGCTTGAGGAGCCTCCTGCGTATGCCATTTTCATCTTAGCTACTACGGAAAAACATAAGATCATTCCAACAATTTTATCGCGTTGCCAGATCTTCGATTTCAACCGTATTCAGATAAAAGATATTGCCGAACACCTGGCTGGCATTGCTGTAAAAGAAAATATCAAAGCTGAAAAGGAAGCCTTACACCTGATCGCTCAGAAAGCGGACGGCGCATTGCGTGACGCACTTTCCATGTTTGATCTCATCGTAACATTCTCTTCGGACAATACCATTACCTATAAATGTGCGATTGATAACCTGCATATTTTAGATTACGATTATTACTTCAAGCTTACCGACATGCTGAATACACAGGATGTTGCCAACAGCTTACTTACTTTTGACGAGATCCTGCGCCAGGGTTTTGATGGACACAATTTTATCATTGGCCTGAGCGAACATTTACGCAACCTGATGGTATGCAAAGACAAAGCAACGATTGCCTTGCTGGAAGTTTCGGAAGAAGTTAAGAAACGTTATGAGCAACAGTCATCTGCTGTAAGTATCAGCTTTTTAATGTCCGGCCTGAACATCGGCAACCAGTGTGACCTGCATTACAAAGGAAGCAAAAACCAACGTCTGCACGTTGAACTGGCGCTGATGAAAATGGCCTTCATCAATCAGGCAATTTCCGCTCCTGACCTGCTGGAAGACCTAAAAAAAAAAGTAAATTAA
- a CDS encoding M16 family metallopeptidase, giving the protein MKHFILSIGLSIGCFSAALSQTAFETKTATDSKGRNYEYVTNDPLKARIYTLSNGLKVYLSDYKDAPRIQTYVAVRTGSKNDPATATGLAHYLEHILFKGTSKIGTSDWPKEQIELDKIEALYEVYRNTADAKKRTAIYHQIDSISVVAAGYAIANEYDKMLSQIGAQGTNAYTFVEQTVYVNDIPSNQIQKWAEIEAERFSMVVPRLFHTELEAVYEEKNKGLDNDGRKVFETTMASLFKKDAYGTQTTIGTVEHLKNPSITEIKKYFNTYYVANNMAICMSGDLNYDSTITLLEKQFSKLLKKDVPVLAAPVEEAIKIPLQATVVGPTAESVSLAYRLDVAIPKDPAFRSKLKMIQMLLTNGQAGLIDLNINQAQKAMGAYSYDLPLKDYSILMLGGKPLEGQTLEAVEALLLQQITNLKTGNFKDWLIPAVVNDYKTSTMTQFESNKARADAFVDAFVWGISWKDYINEINILQSITKQQVQDFATAYFQNNYVTVFKRKGVDSTIQKVPKPIISSVPVNRDSQSDFYKEVFKTPSPVIKPVYLDYAKELTASIIGVFPALYKQNKENALFTQQYKWDLGKMPDPQNSLMLSYLNYLGTDKYTAEQLQEEFYKLGCNYSFRIAGSELILTLSGIQDNYVKALTLLESFVQRMKGNNEALAQIKSNILKSRADNKTNKDVILRSAMAGYVKYDGINPFTNIIPEDRLKVITSEELIAAFKQLYNSKHEIVYYGPASFAALSKSITKLHKSKGESLMRIQTAYSFSKPAANKVYWVNYDMVQAEVLLLSRSVDFNKELIPAIQLYNEYFGGSMGSLVFQEMRESRALAYSVKSTFDLPYYPSDPFYSTSYIGTQADKIQEALSGMVELIDNMPKSDLLFENSKISILETIATQRVTKLGVLNDYERNKRMGYTTDIRKAIFDSISVMTFNDIHTFQQTYINKQPRIILIIGSKDKIDFNSLSEYGEVKELTLEEIFGY; this is encoded by the coding sequence ATGAAACATTTTATTCTCAGTATCGGATTAAGCATCGGTTGCTTTTCAGCGGCTCTTTCTCAAACAGCTTTTGAAACAAAAACAGCGACCGACTCCAAAGGGCGCAACTATGAATACGTAACCAATGATCCGCTTAAGGCCCGTATCTACACCCTTTCAAACGGATTGAAAGTATATCTGTCCGATTACAAAGATGCTCCCCGCATCCAGACATACGTAGCCGTACGCACCGGCAGCAAGAACGATCCCGCAACGGCAACCGGGCTCGCGCATTACCTGGAACACATCTTGTTTAAAGGTACATCAAAGATCGGTACATCAGACTGGCCGAAAGAACAAATTGAACTGGATAAAATAGAGGCATTGTATGAAGTGTACCGAAATACGGCAGATGCTAAAAAACGTACGGCCATCTACCATCAGATCGACAGCATCTCTGTTGTAGCAGCAGGGTATGCGATCGCAAATGAATACGACAAGATGCTGAGCCAGATCGGCGCGCAGGGCACCAATGCCTATACCTTTGTAGAACAGACCGTATATGTAAACGACATTCCATCCAACCAGATCCAGAAATGGGCAGAGATCGAAGCAGAACGGTTCAGCATGGTTGTTCCGCGCTTGTTCCACACAGAGCTGGAAGCAGTTTACGAAGAAAAGAACAAAGGCCTGGATAATGATGGCAGAAAAGTCTTTGAAACTACCATGGCTTCGCTGTTTAAAAAAGATGCATACGGCACACAGACAACCATCGGTACGGTAGAACATTTAAAAAACCCGTCAATCACAGAAATTAAAAAATACTTCAATACGTATTATGTAGCCAATAACATGGCGATCTGCATGAGCGGCGACCTGAATTACGATTCCACGATTACCCTGCTGGAAAAACAGTTTTCAAAATTACTCAAAAAAGATGTACCCGTGTTAGCGGCGCCGGTTGAAGAGGCCATTAAAATACCGTTGCAGGCAACTGTTGTCGGGCCAACAGCAGAAAGCGTATCGCTTGCTTACCGCCTGGATGTTGCCATACCAAAAGACCCGGCATTCAGAAGCAAATTAAAAATGATCCAGATGCTGCTAACAAATGGTCAGGCTGGCTTAATCGATCTGAATATCAATCAGGCGCAGAAAGCAATGGGGGCCTACTCCTACGATCTGCCGCTGAAAGATTACAGCATCTTAATGCTTGGCGGAAAACCGCTGGAAGGCCAGACACTGGAAGCCGTAGAAGCATTACTGTTACAGCAGATCACGAATTTAAAGACAGGCAATTTTAAAGACTGGCTCATCCCGGCTGTTGTAAACGATTACAAAACAAGTACCATGACGCAGTTTGAAAGTAACAAAGCACGTGCCGATGCGTTTGTAGATGCGTTTGTATGGGGCATCAGCTGGAAAGATTACATCAATGAAATCAATATCCTGCAAAGCATCACCAAACAGCAGGTACAGGATTTTGCAACCGCATACTTTCAGAATAATTATGTAACGGTATTCAAACGCAAAGGCGTTGACTCTACGATACAGAAGGTACCAAAGCCGATCATTTCTTCCGTGCCGGTAAACAGAGACAGCCAGTCTGACTTCTACAAAGAAGTTTTCAAAACGCCGTCTCCGGTGATCAAACCCGTATACCTGGATTATGCAAAAGAACTCACGGCTTCAATCATCGGTGTATTCCCTGCTTTGTATAAACAGAATAAAGAAAACGCATTATTTACGCAGCAATACAAATGGGATTTAGGCAAAATGCCGGACCCGCAGAACAGCTTAATGCTCTCCTACCTGAATTACCTGGGCACGGATAAATATACGGCAGAGCAGCTGCAGGAAGAGTTCTATAAACTTGGCTGTAATTACTCCTTCCGCATAGCAGGCAGTGAATTAATTCTTACACTTTCCGGCATACAGGATAATTATGTAAAAGCATTAACCTTACTTGAATCGTTTGTTCAGCGCATGAAAGGCAACAATGAAGCGCTGGCACAAATCAAATCAAACATCTTAAAAAGCCGGGCAGACAACAAAACCAATAAAGATGTTATTCTGCGTTCGGCAATGGCAGGCTATGTTAAGTACGATGGTATCAATCCATTTACCAATATCATTCCGGAAGATCGCTTAAAAGTAATTACATCCGAAGAATTGATCGCGGCATTTAAACAACTGTACAATTCAAAACATGAAATTGTTTATTATGGCCCGGCATCTTTTGCTGCACTATCTAAATCCATTACAAAGCTGCATAAATCAAAAGGTGAATCGCTGATGCGCATTCAGACAGCTTATTCGTTCAGTAAACCGGCAGCAAACAAAGTGTACTGGGTAAACTACGATATGGTGCAGGCTGAAGTATTATTACTTTCCCGCTCCGTTGATTTTAATAAAGAACTGATTCCGGCCATTCAGCTATACAACGAATATTTTGGCGGCAGCATGGGCAGTCTGGTATTTCAGGAAATGCGTGAATCAAGAGCGCTGGCTTATTCCGTTAAATCTACGTTTGACCTGCCGTATTATCCTTCCGATCCCTTCTATTCTACGTCATACATCGGTACGCAGGCAGACAAGATTCAGGAAGCGTTGAGTGGCATGGTTGAACTGATTGATAACATGCCGAAATCTGATCTCCTGTTTGAGAACTCTAAAATCTCTATTTTAGAAACCATTGCAACGCAGCGTGTAACCAAACTGGGTGTATTGAATGATTATGAGCGCAACAAACGCATGGGTTATACAACAGATATCCGCAAAGCAATTTTCGATTCCATATCTGTCATGACGTTCAATGATATCCATACGTTCCAGCAGACATACATAAACAAGCAGCCGCGCATCATTCTGATCATCGGTTCAAAAGATAAAATTGATTTTAACAGCTTATCTGAATACGGAGAAGTAAAAGAGCTGACACTGGAAGAGATCTTTGGATATTAG
- a CDS encoding GAF domain-containing protein — MSKQNYDSKFCGSLPISFVNQIQDYGFLLVCDPALIVLQVSDNAEAFTRISYQSFIDKNLKELLTADSFQLLQEKLSSKAQKRFTCTLEFYGGVRTSFLTLIHVKEEYILFEFEPSDDTDIKGFREVYQQIHEASAAIQQSQELGESLSIAVKELKTFSGFDKVMIYKFDEDWNGHVLAEAMEPGMESYLGITFPASDIPKQARELYLKNPYRLIPDREYKPSKLYPVINPASSGFVDLGVCNLRGVIKVHLEYLTNMNVKSSMSTRILKDNTLWGLIACHHREKKFLNFDQCSVFEMFSNVVSTRLSALETEQNLTKTTENQALMNSIIEELYSQTMLINAIDNCAALIMQLLDCTGLVHIRESKVKSFGACPSASSIHELVIWLQMKNFTTLYATAALTEAYEDAAAIASVASGLLAFPVIPDKGEYILCFRAEILQRIDWGGNPNEAIRFNEDMKTYHPRHSFEIWKEEIKSTSQPFQEYEMNFAKELQRIFIETRLKEQNRR, encoded by the coding sequence ATGTCCAAACAAAATTACGATTCGAAATTCTGCGGAAGTCTGCCAATAAGTTTTGTTAACCAGATTCAGGATTATGGTTTTTTACTTGTGTGTGATCCTGCACTTATTGTTTTGCAGGTAAGTGATAATGCAGAAGCTTTCACCCGTATTTCCTACCAATCATTTATAGATAAAAATCTGAAGGAACTTCTTACTGCAGATTCGTTTCAGCTGCTTCAGGAAAAGCTTTCATCCAAGGCCCAGAAGCGTTTTACCTGTACGCTTGAATTTTACGGAGGTGTGCGGACATCTTTCCTGACCTTGATTCATGTAAAAGAAGAATATATTCTCTTCGAGTTTGAGCCATCGGATGATACCGATATAAAAGGCTTCCGGGAAGTTTACCAGCAGATCCATGAAGCATCTGCTGCCATTCAGCAGAGCCAGGAACTGGGCGAATCGCTTTCCATTGCTGTAAAAGAGCTGAAAACATTTTCGGGTTTTGATAAGGTCATGATTTATAAGTTTGATGAAGACTGGAACGGGCATGTACTGGCAGAGGCAATGGAGCCCGGTATGGAATCTTACCTGGGGATCACATTCCCAGCTTCAGATATTCCTAAGCAGGCGCGCGAACTTTACCTGAAAAATCCATACCGGCTTATCCCGGACAGGGAGTATAAGCCTTCGAAGCTGTATCCGGTAATTAATCCGGCCAGCAGCGGTTTTGTAGATCTGGGTGTGTGTAATCTGCGCGGGGTGATCAAAGTGCATCTGGAATATCTGACAAACATGAACGTGAAATCTTCTATGTCGACACGTATTCTGAAAGACAATACACTCTGGGGACTGATCGCGTGCCACCACCGTGAAAAGAAATTTCTGAATTTTGATCAGTGTTCGGTATTTGAAATGTTTTCAAATGTTGTTTCTACGCGTCTTTCCGCACTTGAGACCGAACAGAACCTGACAAAGACAACGGAAAACCAGGCCCTGATGAATTCGATCATTGAAGAGCTCTATTCACAGACGATGCTGATCAATGCCATTGATAATTGTGCAGCTTTAATCATGCAGCTGCTGGATTGCACCGGATTGGTGCATATACGTGAATCTAAGGTGAAATCATTCGGTGCCTGTCCGTCTGCATCCTCTATTCATGAACTGGTAATCTGGCTGCAGATGAAAAATTTTACAACGTTATACGCTACCGCCGCATTAACCGAAGCGTATGAAGATGCAGCAGCCATAGCTTCCGTAGCCAGCGGCTTGCTGGCGTTTCCGGTCATTCCCGATAAAGGTGAATATATATTGTGTTTCCGTGCAGAGATCCTGCAGCGTATCGATTGGGGCGGGAATCCGAACGAAGCGATCCGGTTCAACGAAGATATGAAAACCTATCATCCGCGGCATTCCTTTGAGATATGGAAGGAAGAGATCAAAAGCACAAGTCAGCCTTTTCAGGAATATGAAATGAATTTTGCAAAAGAGCTGCAGCGTATCTTTATTGAAACGCGGTTGAAAGAACAAAACAGACGATAG